A single Aspergillus chevalieri M1 DNA, chromosome 3, nearly complete sequence DNA region contains:
- a CDS encoding uncharacterized protein (COG:S;~EggNog:ENOG410PJG9), which translates to MWLYRGVQSAVFYYASCTPCANSIDRRKRLKDAVRSKRERERSEALVTDQPRPFAQPIPFSTNPGWNEEIALGPGPPARNHRALNRRTDSWNVDGMSDCSLDADVEGPSSSQKKDKRPLRGDRWSRMRYQREDEVLWGEAEVKGSSVGLSGRGKTDAKEPSKYYIARVPPVNDLHPPIVSGPKSRAETRWMLQPPPSAKVMAGKERSRVSVRCSPPGSSRLDEDDEDVVLPERNQQQRQLQPSALSSVPEKSKPPKPSPITVYPSYHAQRASDPEQSPRVHRLSSNLHAHGRDESNFVIASLHSPSEPPSPLSSPAESEEGMSWRCPETPVSRPVSKATDESKVYRPAISKTLSTLHRDHSNNKVQLLQLEINDHPDDVGMGQFEQIRPYRWSMDI; encoded by the coding sequence ATGTGGCTCTATAGAGGAGTCCAATCCGCCGTCTTTTACTACGCCTCCTGTACGCCGTGTGCCAATTCCATCGACCGTCGAAAACGATTAAAAGATGCCGTCCGCTCGAAACGCGAAAGGGAAAGGTCCGAAGCCCTTGTTACCGATCAACCGAGACCGTTCGCCCAACCGATTCCCTTCAGTACGAATCCAGGATGGAACGAGGAAATCGCATTAGGCCCAGGGCCGCCCGCCAGGAACCATCGCGCCCTTAATCGTCGCACCGATAGTTGGAATGTGGATGGTATGTCGGACTGCAGCTTGGATGCGGATGTGGAAGGCCCGTCGTCGTCGCAAAAGAAGGACAAGAGACCCCTTAGAGGAGATCGGTGGAGTCGCATGCGGTACCAGCGTGAAGATGAAGTCTTGTGGGGTGAGGCTGAAGTCAAAGGTTCCTCGGTTGGTCTTTCCGGTCGCGGCAAAACGGATGCCAAAGAACCCAGCAAATACTATATTGCCCGCGTTCCTCCCGTCAACGACCTCCATCCGCCCATCGTAAGTGGTCCCAAGAGCAGAGCGGAGACGAGATGGATGCTGCAGCCTCCGCCTAGTGCCAAGGTCATGGCGGGAAAGGAGCGGTCCCGCGTTTCGGTCCGTTGTAGCCCTCCTGGCAGCTCGCGActagatgaggatgatgaggatgtggTGTTGCCCGAGCGAAACCAACAACAGCGCCAATTACAACCTTCTGCTCTTTCTTCCGTCCCCGAGAAGAGCAAGCCTCCCAAGCCCTCCCCGATTACCGTATACCCCAGTTACCATGCCCAAAGAGCATCGGATCCTGAACAGAGCCCTCGAGTTCACCGGCTGTCGTCAAATTTGCACGCTCATGGACGGGATGAGTCGAACTTCGTCATCGCATCGCTCCATTCGCCTTCAGAACCTCCTTCACCTTTATCCTCGCCAGCAGAGTCGGAAGAGGGAATGTCATGGCGTTGCCCAGAGACCCCAGTTTCGCGACCTGTATCCAAAGCGACCGATGAAAGCAAGGTCTACCGCCCAGCCATTTCGAAAACCCTATCTACTTTACACCGTGATCATAGCAACAATAAAGTCCAGCTTTTACAATTGGAAATCAATGACCACCCTGATGATGTCGGAATGGGTCAATTTGAACAAATACGACCATACCGTTGGAGTATGGACATATGA
- a CDS encoding MFS transporter (COG:G;~EggNog:ENOG410PFF2;~InterPro:IPR020846,IPR011701,IPR036259;~PFAM:PF07690,PF00083;~TransMembrane:10 (i41-62o82-100i107-125o131-154i166-188o194-216i287-310o322-343i401-418o469-489i);~go_function: GO:0022857 - transmembrane transporter activity [Evidence IEA];~go_process: GO:0055085 - transmembrane transport [Evidence IEA]), with amino-acid sequence MAGEKDPEKNDGQVVQGAPQSQQNAVDQHDYSVFTVNQKRAIVAAASLASFYSPLSSSIYFPALETIASALGVSTSKVDITVTTYLIMQGIAPMFIAGFSDTAGRRPAYIICFTIYLAANLGLALQNSYAALLVLRCLQSAGSSGTVALANGVVSDVVTSGERGAYIAYASLGGMLGPSLSPVIGGLISQFVDWHWIFWFLLIFAGVFFILLVLFLPETCRKVVGDGSIPPPALNTSVSDIIRHQRRKRKGLAPPYSKTAEIRKNHTFHLPSPLPTLKVSFDLETTAILLTTGLLFACFYAIMTGATTTLHEVYHFNNIQTALMYIPIGAGGILSAFTTGYFVDRNYRRHARRAGLPVIRNRGTDISNFNIEKARIEIALPMYYLTSITIIAYGWVMGRQVHLAAPIILLFLCGWALNGTSQVLNVLMVDIWPGRSAAATAANNLFRCELGAAASAAINHMRLAMGWGWAYTVLALISIAASPALWLVSSHGIRWRQRRAAKERAKALGKGS; translated from the exons ATGGCAGGTGAAAAGGACCCGGAGAAGAACGATGGCCAGGTTGTTCAGGGTGCACCGCAGAGCCAGCAAAATGCGGTCGATCAACATGATTACTCCGTGTTCACTGTGAACCAGAAAAGGGCTATCGTGGCGGCTGCCTCGTTGGCTAGTTTCTATTCCCCTCTGTCGTCTAGTATATACTTTCCTGCATTGGAGACCATCGCATCAGCCCTGGGTGTGTCGACGTCCAAGGTCGATATAACGGTCACCACGTACTTG ATCATGCAAGGCATCGCCCCCATGTTCATCGCCGGCTTTTCCGACACCGCAGGCCGTCGCCCAGCATACATAATCTGCTTCACAATCTACCTCGCCGCAAACCTCGGCCTAGCCCTACAGAACAGCTACGCCGCCCTCCTCGTCCTGCGCTGTCTCCAGAGCGCCGGTAGCAGCGGCACCGTAGCCCTGGCCAACGGGGTCGTCAGCGACGTCGTCACTTCTGGCGAACGGGGCGCGTATATCGCCTATGCTTCGCTGGGGGGTATGCTGGGCCCGTCGCTGTCGCCGGTGATTGGGGGGTTGATCAGCCAGTTCGTCGACTGGCATTGGATCTTCTGGTTCTTGCTTATCTTCGCGGGCGTGTTCTTCATCCTGCTTGTACTGTTCCTACCAGAGACATGTCGCAAAGTCGTGGGCGATGGGTCAATCCCCCCACCGGCCCTAAACACCTCCGTGAGCGATATCATACGTCACCAACGACGCAAGCGAAAAGGTCTCGCGCCACCATACTCGAAAACCGCCGAAATCCGCAAAAACCACACCTTCCACCTGCCCTCCCCCCTCCCAACCCTAAAAGTCTCCTTCGATCTCGAAACAACCGCCATCCTCCTCACAACGGGACTCCTCTTTGCATGCTTCTACGCCATCATGACTGGCGCCACAACAACACTCCACGAAGTTTATCACTTCAACAACATCCAAACAGCCCTAATGTACATCCCCATCGGCGCCGGCGGGATCCTTTCCGCGTTCACGACGGGATACTTTGTCGACAGGAATTACCGGCGACATGCGCGTCGCGCAGGTCTGCCCGTTATCCGAAATCGGGGAACGGATATAAGCAACTTCAACATCGAAAAGGCACGCATCGAAATCGCCTTGCCCATGTACTACCTCACCAGTATCACCATTATTGCGTATGGCTGGGTCATGGGACGACAAGTCCATCTGGCAGCGCcaatcatcctcctctttctctgtggCTGGGCGCTTAACGGCACTTCACAGGTTCTTAATGTCTTGATGGTCGACATCTGGCCCGGACGCTCAGCGGCCGCTACGGCAGCGAATAACCTGTTCCGCTGTGAATTGGGCGCGGCGGCTTCGGCGGCTATTAACCATATGCGGTTGGCGATGGGGTGGGGATGGGCGTATACGGTTTTGGCGTTGATTTCAATTGCGGCTTCGCCGGCGCTGTGGTTGGTGTCCAGTCATGGGATTCGGTGGAGGCAGAGGAGAGCTGCGAAGGAGAGGGCGAAGGCGTTGGGGAAAGGTTCTTGA
- a CDS encoding dienelactone hydrolase family protein (COG:Q;~EggNog:ENOG410PWSF;~InterPro:IPR002925,IPR029058;~PFAM:PF01738;~go_function: GO:0016787 - hydrolase activity [Evidence IEA]) — MSCEACRTNPPVIPQGYTPKGTYQTLASLNTYITGPRDATTAIIDIYDIFGLSPQTIQGADILSTRLNALVLLPDFFHGDGAKHEWLPADTEEKMSALMGFVESKADIKTNVGVLGEAVKVYRETFLGVKTWGALGLCWGGKVAVLASGEGTPFAATAQVHPGRLDISDAEKLTVPHLILASKDEPADAVNGYADIISKNGHGGLVETYEAMWHGWMGARADLDKEESLKEYVRGYAQAAEFFEKYLK, encoded by the exons ATGTCCTGCGAAGCCTGCCGCACCAACCCCCCTGTAATCCCCCAGGGCTACACACCAAAGGGAACTTACCAAACCCTCGCCAGCCTTAACACCT ACATAACCGGCCCTCGCGACGCCACAACCGCTATAATCGACATCTACGACATCTTCGGCCTCTCCCCACAAACCATCCAAGGCGCCGACATCCTCTCAACCCGACTAAACGCACTGGTCCTACTCCCGGATTTCTTCCACGGCGATGGTGCGAAACATGAATGGCTGCCTGCCGATAcggaggagaagatgagCGCGTTGATGGGTTTTGTGGAGAGTAAGGCGGATATCAAGACGAATGTTGGTGTGCTTGGTGAGGCGGTTAAGGTGTATCGGGAGACTTTTTTGGGTGTGAAGACGTGGGGTGCTTTAGGGTTGTGCTGGGGCGGGAAG GTTGCTGTTTTGGCTTCGGGGGAAGGGACGCCATTTGCTGCTACTGCGCAGGTTCATCCTGG CCGTCTCGATATCTCGGACGCAGAGAAGCTCACCGTCCCGCACCTCATCCTCGCATCTAAAGACGAACCCGCAGATGCGGTCAACGGTTACGCGGATATCATCAGCAAGAATGGACACGGAGGTCTCGTAGAAACGTACGAGGCTATGTGGCATGGCTGGATGGGTGCTcgtgcggatttggataagGAAGAGAGTTTGAAGGAGTATGTTCGGGGATATGCTCAGGCGGCGGAGTTCTTTGAAAAGTATTTGAAGTAA
- a CDS encoding protein ERV29 (COG:U;~EggNog:ENOG410PHWF;~InterPro:IPR002995;~PFAM:PF02077;~TransMembrane:7 (o94-118i125-144o150-169i189-207o213-233i240-259o271-291i);~go_component: GO:0016021 - integral component of membrane [Evidence IEA]): MAQIRGTAGYNLGHQNPFGGPGRADATSDPSPLDAIREQTSKIEDWLDTLADPIKPYLPAIGRFLIVVTFIEDSLRIITQWTDQLMYLRDFRSIPWGLTHSFLIFNIISMSICSFLVVVRKHTEAAVAGLLAVVITQGLGYGLIFDLNFFLRNLSVVGGLLMVLSDSWVRKKFVPAGLPQLDEKDRKMYVQFAGRVLLIFLFVGFVFSGQWSLWRIIVSLFGLVACVMVVVGFKAKWSAILLVVLLSIFNVLVNNFWTLHPHHPHKDFAKYDFFQVLSIVGGLVLLVNMGPGQLSMDEKKKVY; the protein is encoded by the exons ATGGCGCAAATCCGCGGCACCGCGGGCTACAACCTCGGACACCAGAACCCCTTCGGAGGCCCTGGGAGGGCAGACGCGACGAGCGATCCCAGTCCCTTGGATGCTATCCGAGAGCAGACTAGCAAGATTGAGGACTGGCTGGATACATTGGCAGACCCAATCAAGCC ATATCTGCCAGCCATTGGTCGTTTCTTGATCGTTGTTACCTTCATTGAGGATAGTCTGCGTATCATCACACAATGGACTGACCAGCTTATGTATCTGCGTGACTTCCGGAGCA ttccctggggtctcaCGCATTCCTTTctcatcttcaacatcatTTCCATGTCGATATGCTCGTTCCTCGTCGTTGTCCGCAAGCACACTGAGGCAGCGGTCGCCGGTCTGCTCGCCGTCGTGATCACACAGGGTCTTGGATACGGTCTTATCTTCGATCTCAACTTCTTCCTCCGCAACCTGAGTGTCGTCGGTGGTCTGCTCATGGTTCTGTCCGACTCGTGGGTGCGCAAGAAGTTCGTCCCCGCCGGTTTGCCTCAGTTGGATGAGAAGGACCGCAAGATGTACGTCCAATTCGCTGGTCGTGTGCTCCTGATATTCCTGTTTGTCGGTTTTGTCTTCTCTGGCCAGTGGAGCTTGTGGCGTATCATTGTCAGTCTGTTCGGCCTTGTTGCGTGTGTCATGGTAGTTGTCGGATTTAAGGCCAAGTGGAGTGCCATTCTCCTGGTTGTTCTGCTGAGCATCTTCAACGTGCTCGTTAACAACTTCTGGACT CTTCACCCCCACCACCCCCACAAGGACTTTGCCAAGTACGACTTCTTCCAGGTTCTGTCCATTGT CGGCGGTCTCGTGCTTCTGGTCAACATGGGCCCTGGTCAATTGAGTATGgatgaaaagaagaaggtttACTAG
- a CDS encoding uncharacterized protein (COG:S;~EggNog:ENOG410PR78;~SECRETED:SignalP(1-19)), whose product MMNPYLSWAILLVVAGSLGWYYNGPTPKAAAPVKPVVEKPEAATGAKKPKRKPAKKEKSPEPTPAQRPEEKKQPTVEVKPQEAEKADEEIDNKEMAKRFAAVKSGTIPASGSSKSQKKKKNNKKAATTERSPSTTGADADDDLSSTGSPVVNPTSGGYVSDMLEEPAPAASVLRVTGSVESQPKKQKPQSFKPVETKKQRQQRQKNEARKEQVKEAEEERRKLLEKQLHSAREAERREAAKIKPAAPATNAWQTKNVNNVANGAPKPAAVPKVELLDTFDESSSAKSGSNNQWSKDLPSEEEQMRLLSGADEWTTVSTKAKKPKKKGGKADESVSEASASESNQPATTASLPAEPKVTVTPTYIPDILRSKQKGHPLDSDWAA is encoded by the coding sequence ATGATGAATCCTTACCTCAGTTGGGCCATCTTGCTCGTCGTGGCGGGTAGCCTGGGCTGGTACTACAATGGCCCTACACCTAAAGCTGCTGCCCCCGTCAAACCCGTTGTGGAAAAGCCCGAGGCTGCCACTGGCGCGAAGAAGCCCAAGCGAAAGCCCGCGAAGAAGGAGAAGTCTCCAGAGCCTACCCCGGCGCAGAGGCCcgaagagaagaagcagcCTACAGTTGAGGTTAAGCCTCAGGAGGCCGAAAAGGCCGACGAAGAAATTGACAACAAGGAGATGGCCAAGCGCTTTGCTGCGGTGAAAAGCGGGACCATCCCTGCCTCTGGATCCAGCAAGtcccagaagaagaagaagaacaacaaaaAGGCTGCTACTACTGAGCGCTCTCCTTCGACCACCGGTGCTGATGCAGACGATGACCTCTCTTCTACTGGTTCTCCTGTCGTGAATCCCACTTCTGGCGGTTACGTTTCGGACATGTTGGAGGAACCCGCTCCCGCCGCTTCGGTTCTGCGTGTTACTGGATCTGTCGAGTCGCAGcccaagaagcagaagcccCAGTCCTTCAAGCCTGTCGAGACCAAGAAACAGCGCCAGCAGAGACAGAAGAACGAAGCGCGTAAGGAGCAGGTCAAGGAGGCTGAAGAGGAGCGCCGTAAGTTGCTCGAGAAGCAGCTTCACTCTGCCCGGGAGGCCGAGCGTCGTGAGGCGGCCAAGATCAAGCCCGCGGCCCCGGCCACCAACGCCTGGCAAACCAAGAATGTGAACAATGTCGCTAACGGGGCCCCGAAGCCCGCGGCCGTCCCCAAGGTGGAGCTGCTGGACACATTCGACGAGAGCTCGTCGGCCAAGTCCGGCTCGAACAACCAGTGGTCGAAGGATCTTCCTTCTGAGGAAGAACAGATGCGCCTGCTCAGCGGAGCTGACGAATGGACCACTGTGTCGACCAAGgccaagaagcccaagaagaAAGGGGGTAAGGCCGATGAGAGCGTCAGCGAGGCCAGCGCATCGGAGAGCAACCAGCCTGCTACCACTGCTTCCTTGCCGGCGGAACCGAAGGTCACTGTGACCCCCACCTACATTCCTGACATCCTTCGATCGAAGCAGAAGGGTCACCCGTTGGACTCGGACTGGGCGGCCTAA
- a CDS encoding putative nucleoside hydrolase (COG:F;~EggNog:ENOG410PKRZ;~InterPro:IPR023186,IPR036452,IPR001910;~PFAM:PF01156): MPAQKIIIDTDPGIDDILALLLALSAKKEEVEIQLISLTFGNIEVRSCLRNAISMFHILEREMQWRREQGLNEGFEALQAFKPVIAVGAEDPLEAQKMLADYFRTYLCGRIGGCGSMVANLASDGRDGLGGIHASHPHLTPKETWEHLFDPTADDLVIDPVPAGGNISQRSFVPSKRPAHQEILRVLAENDPETVTIVAVGPLTNLALAASADPETFLRAKEVVVMGGAVNMPGNVTPVGEFNAYADAFAAARVYALTSPRPHTTLPPMSNLSLPPYPTQLSKQLTVRIFPLDITERHGVKRGQFRQAVTPFLEKGSPLAEWVSAFMAHSFHTVETLSPGNEGDAAELSLHDPVCVWYALTAADPGWKPSAASPEDIRIDTTGQWTRGMCIVDRRNRNKVEGEDESPSDHGLWLNTKSGNRILRMDESPVEANFGEILLKRVFGC; this comes from the exons ATGCCAGCGCAAAAGATCATTATCGATACCGATCCG GGTATCGATGATATCCTTGCCCTTTTGCTGGCCCTCTCggccaagaaggaagaagtCGAAATTCAGCTTATCTCGTTGACCTTTGGTAATATCGAAGTGCGGAG CTGTCTTCGAAATGCTATCTCGATGTTCCATATCCTCGAACGCGAAATGCAATGGCGTCGTGAGCAAGGACTGAACGAAGGATTCGAGGCTTTGCAGGCCTTCAAACCGGTCATCGCCGTGGGTGCTGAGGATCCGTTGGAGGCTCAGAAGATGTTGGCCGATTATTTCCGTACGTATCTATGTGGAAGAATTGGAGGATGCGGATCTATGGTTGCTAACTTAGCATCAGATGGACGGGATGGACTTGGTGGAATTCATGCTAGT CACCCTCACCTCACGCCCAAGGAGACTTGGGAGCACCTCTTTGACCCAACTGCGGACGACCTTGTCATAGACCCCGTGCCGGCAGGAGGAAACATATCGCAACGATCATTTGTCCCCTCCAAACGCCCCGCCCACCAGGAGATCCTCCGCGTCCTGGCTGAGAACGATCCCGAAACAGTTACAATTGTCGCTGTTGGTCCCTTGACAAATTTGGCACTGGCTGCTTCTGCGGACCCAGAGACCTTCCTACGGGCCAAGGAAGTCGTCGTCATGGGTGGAGCTGTGAACATGCCTGGAAAT GTCACGCCGGTAGGTGAATTCAATGCATACGCCGATGCCTTTGCAGCTGCACGAGTTTACGCTCTCACTTCGCCTCGCCCGCACACTACCCTCCCACCCATGAGCAACCTCAGTCTCCCACCGTACCCCACTCAACTCAGCAAGCAGCTCACGGTCCGCATATTCCCTCTCGACATCACCGAACGTCATGGAGTCAAGCGAGGTCAGTTCCGACAAGCAGTCACCCCTTTCCTGGAGAAAGGCTCTCCACTAGCCGAATGGGTGTCGGCCTTCATGGCACACAGCTTCCACACTGTTGAGACCTTGAGTCCCGGTAATGAGGGGGATGCGGCGGAGCTGAGCTTGCACGATCCCGTCTGCGTGTGGTACGCATTGACGGCGGCGGACCCAGGCTGGAAGCCATCTGCCGCCTCGCCAGAGGATATTCGCATCGACACGACCGGCCAATGGACGCGGGGGATGTGCATTGTGGACCGACGGAATCGGAACAAGGTTGAAGGGGAAGACGAGAGCCCCAGTGATCACGGCCTATGGCTGAACACCAAGTCTGGAAATAGGATCTTGCGGATGGACGAGTCGCCGGTGGAGGCGAACTTTGGAGAGATTCTGCTTAAGAGGGTGTTCGGCTGTTAA
- a CDS encoding uncharacterized protein (COG:K;~EggNog:ENOG410PNS8;~InterPro:IPR011598,IPR036638;~PFAM:PF00010;~go_function: GO:0046983 - protein dimerization activity [Evidence IEA]), whose translation MSRSRLPPTPSMSGEFIVKDQPAIEGTDVFALPPAAYDTTGANRRPSKTADLLPASPAASPEFMALGRSTNTRQQTSGTKRPLEDFDLPPPPTRTRKIIQMKPKPQQSPSTKSGQASSGKASKESGKAAASSTANAAAAAPASGNKKKQPSATSAAGRKIARKTAHSLIERRRRSKMNEEFATLKDMIPACTGQEMHKLAILQASIDYVNYLEQCIKDLKTAGGAAPSRLPPGPPSPTSPEFLAEMAGSERSASASPEFLPENTQIPDTSPSFSPRTRIPSMSTTYEFAPSILPSPALGPSHPEHQSSWPVSTNTSPALQPQQNNADVDHEASAALLMLNQDRRGTLDSIIDKVTDSSLKSRNCEGQETGKRMGMSVRDLLIS comes from the exons ATGTCACGCTCTCGTCTTCCCCCGACTCCCTCCATGTCTGGGGAATTCATCGTCAAAGACCAACCCGCAATCGAGGGCACAGACGTCTTTGCTCTACCCCCCGCTGCCTATGACACAACCGGTGCCAACAGAAGACCCTCCAAAACAGCAGATCTCCTTCCTGCATCTCCAGCCGCGTCCCCTGAGTTCATGGCTCTGGGACGGAGCACCAACACCCGTCAGCAGACTTCTGGCACCAAGCGTCCACTGGAGGACTTTGACTtgcctccgccgccgacCCGCACGCGCAAAATCATCCAGATGAAGCCCAAGCCACAGCAGAGCCCGTCGACTAAGTCGGGGCAGGCCAGCAGTGGGAAAGCATCTAAAGAATCAGGCAAGGCGGCGGCGTCTAGTACTGcaaatgctgctgctgctgcacccGCCAGTGGTAACAAGAAGAAACAGCCTAGTGCGACCAGTGCGGCTGGACGGAAGATTGCGAGGAAAACTGCTCATAGCTTGATTGAACGGAGACGGAGGTCGAAGATGAATGAGGAGTTTGCGACGTTGAAAGATATGATTCCTGCTTGTACGGGTCAGGAGATGCATAAGCTTGCTATCTTGCAG GCAAGTATCGACTATGTCAACTACCTGGAACAATGCATCAAAGATCTCAAGACTGCTGGAGGAGCGGCACCTTCGCGTCTTCCCCCAGGTCCGCCCTCACCAACATCTCCCGAATTCCTCGCAGAAATGGCTGGAAGCGAACGCTCCGCCTCAGCATCACCAGAGTTCCTCCCAGAAAACACTCAAATCCCTGATACTTCTCCCTCATTCTCACCTCGCACCCGCATTCCCTCCATGAGCACCACATACGAGTTTGCACCTAGCATCCTTCCCAGCCCTGCTCTGGGACCGTCTCACCCAGAACACCAATCATCATGGCCTGTTTCGACCAACACCTCTCCGGCACTCCAGCCACAACAGAACAATGCAGATGTTGACCACGAGGCTTCTGCGGCTCTGTTGATGTTGAATCAGGATCGTCGCGGGACATTGGATTCGATTATTGATAAGGTCACTGATTCCAGTTTGAAGTCTCGTAACTGTGAGGGACAAGAGACGGGCAAACGAATGGGTATGAGTGTTAGAGACCTGTTGATTTCGTGA
- a CDS encoding uncharacterized protein (COG:G;~EggNog:ENOG410PWM6;~InterPro:IPR011701,IPR036259;~PFAM:PF07690;~TransMembrane:8 (i21-43o49-67i105-125o131-153i173-198o210-228i240-259o265-287i);~go_function: GO:0022857 - transmembrane transporter activity [Evidence IEA];~go_process: GO:0055085 - transmembrane transport [Evidence IEA]) has product MVGLISIVITDTSTLEQVAVLRSYVTVVAIAGYSLGAPLGGILADLVGWRMSFAGQVPIVLICLLIVTRDIPSSPPPQDEEAAAQDDISNSNGNKRKPGLRNFDVPGLLTFLITIITFLLFLNIAGQKLPFTHPLILTVAAISITSATLFFLLETIWSPSPLIPLAQIWKNGVAPFCLGQILLFIATVGLVVQIPSFFIRTQSTTNSQAAAHLIPLTIGCAVGGLLSGQIINRTHRYKPLSLFSVSLNTVSHLLVFFTWQYGANFISSLVVFITGLAHGLVISTQFVGMSARLDKTIVASSVSVYYLCQNLGMIGGACLGEAVEGGVFSQVLRKNGLTSEVVKGVLNDNRFAARLPLEVQSIVADCYLYAFRFIPGMYYPTTVLNVD; this is encoded by the exons ATGGTAGGCCTGATATCGATTGTGATTACTG ATACATCTACACTGGAGCAAGTAGCCGTCCTGCGAAGCTATGTCACCGTCGTCGCCATTGCAGGATATAGCCTGGGAGCTCCTCTGGGTGGAATCCTCGCAGACCTCGTAGGCTGGAGGATGTCATTTGCAGGCCAGGTTCCAATCGTCTTGATCTGCCTGCTCATCGTCACGCGAGACATCCCATCCTCACCACCGCcacaagatgaagaagcggCTGCGCAGGATGATATTAGCAACAGCAATggcaacaaaagaaaaccaGGGCTGCGCAACTTCGACGTCCCCGGACTCCTCACCTTCCTCATCACCATAAtcaccttcctcctcttcctaaACATAGCCGGCCAAAAGCTCCCCTTCACGCATCCACTCATTTTGACCGTCGCAGCCATCAGCATCACCTCCGCAAcactcttcttcctcctggaGACTATCTGGAGTCCTAGCCCGTTAATCCCCCTCGCACAAATCTGGAAAAACGGCGTCGCCCCGTTCTGCCTAGGCCAAATATTGCTCTTCATCGCAACAGTCGGTCTAGTCGTCCAGATACCCTCCTTCTTCATCCGCACCCAGTCTACCACAAACAGTCAAGCCGCTGCACATTTAATCCCGTTAACAATCGGTTGTGCCGTGGGTGGCTTGCTCTCGGGGCAAATCATCAACCGAACGCACCGCTACAAACCcctttccctcttttctGTATCACTAAATACGGTCTCGCATCTCCTCGTATTCTTCACGTGGCAGTACGGCGCGAATTTCATTTCCTCGCTGGTTGTCTTTATTACTGGTCTCGCGCACGGGCTCGTCATCTCGACTCAGTTCGTTGGGATGTCAGCGCGCTTGGACAAGACTATTGTTGCGTCGTCTGTGAGTGTTTATTATCTGTGTCAGAATTTGGGGATGATTGGGGGTGCTTGCTTGGGGGAAGCAGTTGAGGGAGGTGTTTTCAGTCAGGTATTACGAAAGAATGGATTGACGAGTGAG GTGGTGAAGGGAGTGTTGAATGATAATCGGTTCGCTGCTAGATTGCCTTTGGAGGTTCAGAGCATTGTGGCGGACTGTTATCTTTATGCTTTTCGGTTTATTCCTGGTATGTATTATCCCACTACCGTGCTGAATGTAGACTGA